A genomic region of Arvicola amphibius chromosome X, mArvAmp1.2, whole genome shotgun sequence contains the following coding sequences:
- the LOC119804199 gene encoding LOW QUALITY PROTEIN: odorant-binding protein-like (The sequence of the model RefSeq protein was modified relative to this genomic sequence to represent the inferred CDS: substituted 1 base at 1 genomic stop codon), with amino-acid sequence MVKFLLLALAFGLAHAHAELEGKWDTIAIAADNVDKIEQEGPLRLYVRELTCSEGCNKLEVTFYVNENGQCSKTKITGYMQEDGKYXTQFEGDDRFKPVYATPENIVFISQNVDRAGRTTNLIFVVGKGQPLTPEQYEKLEEFAKEQNIPTENIRNVLATGSTSTPSD; translated from the exons ATGGTAAAGTTTCTACTGCTAGCTTTGGCATTTGGCCTGGCTCATGCTCATGCAGAG CTTGAAGGAAAGTGGGATACCATTGCTATCGCTGCTGACAATGTGGACAAGATAGAGCAAGAAGGACCTCTGAGACTCTACGTTCGTGAACTTACTTGTAGTGAGGGATGTAATAAATTGGAAGTCACATTTTACGTCAA TGAGAATGGCCAATGTTCAAAGACCAAAATCACTGGGTATATGCAAGAAGATGGCAAGTACTGAACCCAGT TTGAAGGTGATGATAGATTTAAACCTGTGTATGCAACACCAGAGAACATAGTCTTTATCAGTCAGAATGTGGACCGAGCTGGCCGGACAACAAacctgatttttgttgttg GAAAAGGTCAACCTTTGACTCCTGAACAATATGAAAAACTTGAGGAATTTGCCAAGGAACAGAACATTCCAACAGAAAACATTAGAAATGTTCTGGCTACAG